From a single Nitrogeniibacter mangrovi genomic region:
- a CDS encoding FmdB family zinc ribbon protein — translation MPIYAYRCADCGFEKEHLQKMSDAPLTDCPSCGKPTYAKQLTAAGFQLKGSGWYATDFKGGTSTAAASKPAAESDSGGACGGNCACH, via the coding sequence ATGCCTATCTACGCTTATCGCTGTGCCGATTGCGGCTTTGAAAAAGAGCATCTGCAAAAGATGAGTGATGCGCCGCTGACCGACTGCCCGTCCTGCGGCAAACCGACCTACGCGAAACAGCTCACCGCAGCCGGCTTCCAGCTCAAGGGGTCGGGCTGGTACGCCACCGATTTCAAAGGCGGAACCAGCACGGCCGCCGCTTCCAAGCCGGCGGCCGAAAGCGACAGCGGCGGCGCCTGTGGCGGCAACTGCGCCTGCCACTGA
- a CDS encoding DUF502 domain-containing protein: protein MKKYFITGLLIWIPLVITFMVLAWIVGTLDRILLWIPEAWQPRAVLGVNIPGAGVAITLLIVLVTGLIGANVLGQRIVQLWEAILARIPVVKSIYYGVKQVSDTLFSSSSQAFRKALLVQYPRQGSWTIAFLTGRPGGDAARHLPGDFVSIYVPTTPNPTSGFFLMVPRADVIELDMSVDEALKYIISMGVVAPGKRTSVAPVAMPAPAE, encoded by the coding sequence ATGAAAAAATACTTCATCACCGGGCTGCTGATCTGGATCCCGCTGGTCATCACCTTCATGGTGCTGGCCTGGATCGTCGGCACCCTCGATCGCATCCTGTTGTGGATCCCGGAGGCGTGGCAGCCACGCGCCGTGCTGGGCGTCAACATCCCGGGCGCAGGCGTGGCGATCACCCTGCTGATCGTGTTGGTCACCGGCCTGATCGGTGCCAACGTGCTGGGCCAGCGCATCGTGCAGCTGTGGGAAGCGATCCTGGCACGCATCCCGGTGGTGAAGTCGATTTACTACGGCGTCAAGCAGGTCTCAGACACGCTTTTCTCGAGCTCCAGCCAGGCCTTCCGCAAGGCGCTGCTGGTGCAATACCCGCGCCAGGGCAGCTGGACGATCGCCTTCCTGACGGGGCGGCCGGGCGGTGACGCGGCGCGTCATCTGCCCGGGGATTTCGTCAGCATCTACGTGCCGACCACGCCCAACCCCACCTCGGGGTTCTTCCTGATGGTCCCGCGCGCGGACGTGATCGAACTGGACATGAGCGTCGACGAAGCGCTCAAGTACATCATTTCCATGGGCGTCGTCGCCCCGGGCAAACGCACCAGCGTCGCGCCCGTGGCCATGCCGGCGCCCGCCGAATAG
- the aspS gene encoding aspartate--tRNA ligase produces MRTHYCGHVTAADLDQMVTLCGWVHRRRDHGGVIFVDLRDREGLVQVVCDPDRPEMFATAESVRNEFVLKITGKVRRRPAGTENTSLTSGEIEVLCHQIEVLNPSVTPPFQLDDENLSETTRLSHRVIDLRRPHMQRNLMLRYKVSMAFRRFLDANGFVDVETPMLTKSTPEGARDYLVPSRVHPGQFFALPQSPQLFKQLLMVAGFDRYYQITKCFRDEDLRADRQPEFTQVDIETSFMGEDAIMQLMESLIRTVFAEALEVQLPDPFPRMPYAEAMARFGSDKPDLRVTLEFTELTDVMRDVAFKVFSGPATSGGRVAGLLIPGGGELSRGEIDEYTKFVGIYGAKGLAWIKFNDVAKGRDGMQSPIVKNLSDEALAAIVERSGAKDGDLMFFGADSAKVVNDALGALRVKIGHEKGHMNGADWMPVWVTDFPMFEYDEDDKRWTACHHPFTSPKDEHVDLLESDPGKCLAKAYDIALNGWEIGGGSVRIHRADVQEKVFRALNIDAEEAQLKFGFLLDALKYGAPPHGGLAFGLDRVVTLMTGADSIRDVIAFPKTQRAQCLLTDAPGEVDDNQLRDLHIRLRKKVETAVEVEKD; encoded by the coding sequence ATGCGAACTCACTACTGCGGCCATGTGACGGCTGCCGACCTCGACCAGATGGTGACCCTCTGCGGCTGGGTGCACCGCCGACGCGACCATGGCGGCGTGATCTTCGTCGACCTGCGCGACCGGGAAGGCCTGGTACAGGTCGTGTGCGACCCGGACCGCCCCGAGATGTTCGCCACCGCCGAATCGGTGCGCAACGAATTCGTCCTCAAGATCACCGGCAAGGTGCGGCGGCGCCCCGCCGGTACCGAGAACACCAGCCTCACCTCCGGAGAGATCGAGGTGTTGTGCCACCAGATCGAGGTGCTGAACCCCTCCGTGACCCCGCCGTTCCAGCTCGACGACGAGAACCTCTCGGAGACCACGCGCCTGTCCCACCGGGTCATCGACCTGCGTCGTCCGCACATGCAGCGCAACCTGATGCTGCGCTACAAGGTCAGCATGGCCTTCCGTCGCTTCCTCGACGCCAACGGCTTCGTCGACGTGGAAACGCCGATGCTCACCAAGAGCACCCCCGAAGGCGCCCGAGATTACCTGGTGCCCTCGCGCGTCCACCCGGGGCAGTTCTTCGCCTTGCCCCAGTCGCCGCAGCTGTTCAAGCAATTGCTGATGGTGGCCGGCTTCGACCGCTACTACCAGATCACCAAGTGCTTCCGCGATGAAGACCTGCGTGCCGACCGCCAGCCGGAATTCACCCAGGTCGATATCGAGACCTCCTTCATGGGCGAAGACGCCATCATGCAGCTGATGGAATCGCTCATCCGCACTGTCTTCGCCGAAGCGCTGGAGGTTCAGCTGCCCGACCCGTTCCCGCGCATGCCCTACGCCGAAGCCATGGCGCGCTTCGGCTCCGACAAGCCCGACCTGCGGGTCACGCTGGAATTCACCGAACTGACCGACGTGATGCGGGACGTAGCCTTCAAGGTGTTTTCCGGCCCGGCCACCAGCGGTGGTCGGGTTGCCGGCCTGCTCATCCCGGGCGGTGGCGAGCTGTCGCGCGGCGAGATCGACGAGTACACCAAGTTCGTCGGCATCTACGGCGCCAAGGGGCTGGCATGGATCAAGTTCAACGACGTGGCCAAGGGCCGCGACGGCATGCAGTCGCCCATCGTCAAGAACCTCTCCGACGAAGCCCTGGCGGCCATCGTCGAGCGCTCGGGTGCCAAGGACGGCGACCTGATGTTCTTCGGCGCCGACAGCGCCAAGGTGGTCAACGACGCCCTCGGCGCGCTGCGCGTCAAGATCGGACATGAAAAGGGCCACATGAACGGAGCCGACTGGATGCCGGTGTGGGTCACCGACTTCCCGATGTTCGAGTATGACGAGGACGACAAGCGGTGGACGGCCTGCCATCACCCGTTCACCTCGCCCAAGGACGAGCATGTGGACCTGCTCGAATCCGATCCGGGCAAGTGCCTGGCCAAGGCCTACGACATCGCCCTCAACGGCTGGGAAATCGGCGGCGGCTCGGTGCGTATCCACCGCGCCGACGTTCAGGAAAAGGTGTTCCGCGCCCTCAACATCGACGCCGAAGAGGCACAGCTGAAGTTCGGCTTCCTGCTCGATGCGCTCAAGTACGGCGCACCGCCCCACGGCGGTCTCGCCTTCGGCCTCGACCGTGTGGTCACCCTCATGACCGGCGCCGATTCGATTCGCGACGTCATCGCCTTCCCCAAGACCCAGCGCGCCCAGTGCCTGCTGACCGACGCCCCGGGCGAAGTGGACGACAACCAGCTGCGCGATCTGCACATCCGCCTGCGCAAGAAGGTAGAGACAGCGGTCGAAGTCGAGAAGGACTGA
- a CDS encoding response regulator, whose product MADLSSISALLIEAHPNMRTQLRNMLAEVGIQKIQMAVSAGAAVRKLREMSFDLILCEYHIGDGQDGQHLLEDLRHNHIIPLRTLFIMVTGERQYEKVVSAAELAPNDYLLKPFAADALFTRISRAVVKRAAFLPIYKLIEADDTPAAIAACIEAEATHPQYQIDFMRLRAELHVAAGEADEAEALYTQVLELRAVPWARLGLAKALYMKQRFAQAEELLTELVEENEHFIDAYDWLARTREAAGELEQARDVLLQARAVSPHRLSRLRRLGGIALDMGDATTAESVLAEVVRKGKYSDFRDPEDHVWLVQAQIGTGNLEAAAATLRDLDKSMGSTEGGRMCTALSSAMLHTQVGDADKARAAIEVALGESRRLGKVSLGLKQELARACFDNGLEDAGKDVVLDIMRTAENPRAVDKTQQMLKSRGHAELAQSLQKQVHDEVRSLVATGAEKAKAGDFDGAVEEMLNAVNKMPNNTHVLFNAALALLRHIENCGWNEKFSAQARSLIERVRRLDPANARLPALIDLHRKLQVKFGIGGVHV is encoded by the coding sequence ATGGCCGACCTGTCCTCCATCTCCGCGCTGCTGATCGAAGCCCACCCCAACATGCGTACGCAGCTGCGTAACATGCTTGCGGAGGTGGGCATTCAGAAGATCCAGATGGCCGTTTCCGCCGGCGCCGCGGTGCGCAAGCTGCGCGAGATGAGCTTCGACCTCATCTTGTGCGAGTACCACATCGGTGACGGTCAGGACGGCCAGCACCTGCTCGAGGATCTGCGTCACAACCACATCATCCCGCTGCGCACGCTGTTCATCATGGTCACGGGCGAGCGCCAGTACGAAAAAGTCGTCTCGGCCGCAGAACTGGCACCGAACGACTACCTGCTCAAGCCCTTCGCCGCCGACGCCTTGTTCACGCGGATCTCTCGCGCAGTGGTCAAGCGCGCCGCGTTCCTGCCCATCTACAAGCTCATCGAGGCGGACGACACCCCCGCGGCCATCGCTGCCTGCATCGAGGCCGAAGCCACCCACCCCCAGTACCAGATCGACTTCATGCGTCTGCGCGCCGAGCTGCATGTGGCCGCCGGAGAAGCCGACGAAGCGGAGGCACTGTACACCCAGGTACTGGAGCTGCGCGCCGTGCCCTGGGCGCGGCTGGGCCTGGCCAAGGCCTTGTACATGAAGCAGCGTTTCGCCCAGGCGGAGGAACTGCTGACCGAACTGGTCGAAGAAAACGAGCACTTCATCGACGCCTACGACTGGCTCGCGCGCACCCGTGAAGCCGCCGGTGAGCTGGAACAGGCCCGCGATGTCCTGCTGCAGGCCCGGGCCGTGTCGCCGCACCGCCTGAGCCGCCTGCGCCGCCTCGGCGGCATCGCCCTCGACATGGGCGACGCCACGACCGCCGAATCGGTGCTCGCCGAAGTGGTTCGCAAGGGCAAGTATTCCGATTTCCGCGACCCGGAGGACCACGTCTGGCTGGTACAGGCCCAGATCGGCACCGGCAATCTCGAAGCGGCCGCCGCCACCTTGCGGGATCTGGACAAGTCCATGGGCAGTACCGAGGGCGGACGCATGTGTACCGCATTGTCCTCGGCCATGCTGCACACCCAGGTGGGCGACGCCGACAAGGCACGCGCGGCCATCGAGGTGGCGCTGGGCGAGTCCCGCCGCCTGGGCAAGGTCTCCCTCGGGCTCAAGCAGGAACTGGCGCGCGCCTGTTTCGACAATGGTCTGGAAGATGCCGGCAAGGACGTGGTGCTCGACATCATGCGCACCGCGGAAAACCCGCGCGCGGTGGACAAGACCCAGCAAATGCTCAAGTCCCGCGGACATGCGGAACTCGCGCAGAGCCTGCAAAAACAGGTTCACGACGAGGTGCGCAGCCTGGTGGCGACCGGTGCCGAAAAAGCCAAGGCGGGCGACTTCGACGGTGCGGTCGAGGAGATGCTCAACGCGGTCAACAAGATGCCGAACAACACCCATGTGCTGTTCAATGCCGCCCTCGCCCTGCTGCGTCACATCGAGAACTGCGGCTGGAACGAAAAATTCTCTGCCCAGGCCCGCTCCCTGATCGAACGCGTCCGGCGTCTCGACCCCGCCAATGCGCGGCTGCCTGCGCTGATCGACCTGCATCGCAAGCTGCAGGTCAAGTTCGGTATCGGGGGCGTTCACGTCTGA
- a CDS encoding ribonuclease domain-containing protein — translation MTPIQRLGSLLFASLTMLAGCGVDADHSAPAPVARIERAQTPSLSPTHRLDLRGLPREAGEVIALIERGGPFPHPQDGSVFQNRERRLPPRPRGDYREYTVPTPGEHSRGARRIVTGGHPPDVFYYTPDHYRSFIRIPERP, via the coding sequence GTGACCCCAATCCAACGCCTCGGATCCCTTCTCTTCGCCAGCCTGACCATGCTGGCCGGCTGCGGTGTCGACGCCGACCACAGCGCACCGGCACCGGTCGCTCGCATCGAGCGGGCGCAGACGCCTTCCCTATCGCCGACACACCGACTCGATCTGCGCGGACTGCCCCGGGAAGCGGGCGAAGTCATCGCCCTGATCGAACGCGGTGGCCCCTTCCCCCACCCACAGGACGGCAGCGTGTTCCAGAATCGCGAACGGCGCCTGCCGCCCCGACCCCGCGGCGACTACCGCGAATACACGGTGCCCACCCCCGGAGAGCACAGTCGCGGCGCACGCCGCATCGTCACCGGCGGCCACCCCCCCGACGTGTTCTACTACACCCCCGACCACTATCGCAGTTTCATCCGCATTCCGGAGCGTCCATGA
- a CDS encoding barstar family protein encodes MNADTDRFIAAVLAGDNAVTSAPAAVWPARHTHPDSLAPHRVDVPLGEAASKPAILDAFAQAFGMPRWFGHNWDALEECLHDLSWRPDGAMLVLVSGTAASRQDAEILMDILRSTCHHWQRAGRPFHVLVDPRLLAGEP; translated from the coding sequence ATGAACGCCGACACCGATCGCTTCATCGCCGCGGTGCTGGCCGGCGACAACGCCGTCACATCGGCCCCTGCAGCCGTCTGGCCGGCCCGCCATACGCATCCGGATTCGCTGGCGCCACATCGGGTCGACGTGCCCCTTGGCGAAGCGGCATCCAAACCCGCCATCCTCGACGCCTTCGCGCAGGCCTTCGGCATGCCCCGCTGGTTCGGCCACAACTGGGACGCACTCGAGGAATGCCTCCACGACCTGTCCTGGCGCCCCGACGGCGCCATGCTGGTCCTGGTCTCCGGGACGGCCGCCTCACGCCAGGATGCGGAGATCCTGATGGATATCCTCCGGTCCACCTGCCACCACTGGCAGCGCGCCGGACGGCCGTTTCATGTCCTCGTCGACCCGCGCCTGCTGGCCGGGGAACCCTGA
- the nudB gene encoding dihydroneopterin triphosphate diphosphatase, translating into MSPDKRPVSVLVVVHTRTGHTLLLRRQPPTRFWQSITGSLEPGETPHEAAVRELAEETGLIAASADLHDWQLQNRFPIPPKWAARYAPGVRFNTEHAFSLQLPAPCDVRLAPGEHDAAEWLPLHKAIDRAWSWTNRDLMRLILAQPADPIR; encoded by the coding sequence ATGTCCCCCGACAAGCGCCCCGTCTCGGTACTCGTGGTCGTCCATACCCGAACCGGCCACACCCTGCTGCTGCGCCGCCAGCCGCCCACCCGCTTCTGGCAGTCGATCACCGGCAGTCTCGAACCCGGGGAGACGCCACACGAGGCGGCGGTGCGAGAGCTGGCCGAAGAAACCGGCCTGATCGCCGCCTCCGCCGATCTGCATGACTGGCAGTTGCAGAACCGTTTTCCGATCCCCCCCAAATGGGCCGCCCGCTACGCCCCCGGCGTCCGTTTCAACACCGAGCACGCCTTCAGCCTGCAGCTGCCTGCGCCCTGCGACGTGCGCCTCGCCCCGGGCGAGCACGACGCCGCCGAGTGGCTGCCGCTGCACAAGGCGATCGACCGGGCCTGGTCGTGGACCAATCGCGACCTGATGCGCCTGATCCTGGCTCAGCCAGCCGATCCGATACGCTGA
- a CDS encoding Hsp20/alpha crystallin family protein, translating into MSNIIRRDPFEDLFRGFFVRPVEFGGNAEAPQMRVDVKENPDSYTVHAELPGVAKDDIHVHIDGPVLSISAERKESKEQKDGERVLRTERYYGKVSRSFQLGQDIDESRSSAKFTDGVLELQLPKKVEVQAKRLTIE; encoded by the coding sequence ATGAGCAACATCATTCGCCGCGATCCCTTCGAGGATCTGTTCCGTGGTTTCTTCGTTCGTCCGGTCGAGTTCGGCGGCAACGCCGAAGCGCCGCAGATGCGGGTGGACGTGAAGGAGAACCCCGACAGCTATACCGTGCATGCCGAACTGCCCGGTGTCGCCAAGGATGACATCCATGTGCACATCGACGGCCCCGTGCTCTCCATCAGCGCCGAGCGCAAGGAAAGCAAGGAGCAGAAGGACGGCGAACGCGTCCTGCGCACCGAGCGCTATTACGGCAAGGTGTCGCGCAGCTTCCAGCTGGGCCAGGACATCGACGAGTCGCGCTCCAGCGCCAAGTTCACCGACGGGGTGCTCGAGTTGCAACTGCCCAAGAAGGTCGAGGTGCAGGCGAAACGGCTGACGATCGAGTAA
- a CDS encoding right-handed parallel beta-helix repeat-containing protein codes for MPFRRLLLACALIAAPACADTLRVGPNGPIKHIRDAARIARDGDIIDIAPGIYRGDVAVWTQRHLRIRGLGPGVVLEAAGRSAEGKAIWVVRGGTIVIENIEFRGARVPDGNGAGIRFERGDLRIRRCRFLDNENGILTGNTPTARLRVEDSVFGQAPHHPGSLHHLLYVGQIGRFELSGSHLSNGFNAHLVKSRARESLITDNLIDDGPTGRASYELEFPNSGRATVTGNIIGQSAHTTNRILLRYGAEGAIWPVNRLTVVHNTLISRNGLGPAVHVDAPPDARPQVRIEANLFVGSQRLELGPDAIVRDNAFVPQNAFDDGRPAATAYWLDAPVLEPAADSLRPEHQLTPPIGTHPLPPGTPHRAGALQHPPPWP; via the coding sequence ATGCCGTTTCGCCGCCTGCTGCTCGCCTGCGCCTTGATCGCGGCGCCCGCCTGTGCGGACACGCTGCGCGTCGGCCCGAACGGCCCGATCAAGCACATCCGGGACGCCGCACGCATCGCCCGCGACGGCGACATCATCGACATCGCGCCCGGCATCTACCGGGGCGATGTGGCGGTGTGGACGCAACGCCATCTGCGCATTCGCGGTCTCGGCCCCGGTGTGGTGCTCGAGGCGGCGGGCCGGTCGGCCGAAGGCAAGGCGATCTGGGTCGTCCGCGGCGGCACGATCGTCATTGAAAACATCGAATTTCGCGGCGCGCGCGTCCCCGACGGCAACGGTGCCGGCATCCGCTTCGAACGCGGCGACCTGCGCATTCGCCGCTGCCGCTTCCTGGACAACGAAAACGGCATCCTGACCGGCAACACCCCCACCGCCCGCCTGCGCGTGGAAGACAGCGTGTTCGGCCAGGCGCCCCATCACCCGGGCAGCCTGCACCATCTGCTCTACGTCGGCCAGATCGGCCGCTTCGAGCTGTCCGGCAGCCACCTGAGCAACGGTTTCAACGCCCATCTGGTCAAGAGCCGGGCACGCGAGAGCCTCATCACCGACAACCTGATCGACGACGGCCCGACCGGGCGCGCCAGCTACGAACTGGAATTTCCCAACAGCGGCCGCGCCACGGTGACCGGCAACATCATCGGCCAGTCGGCACACACGACAAATCGCATCCTCCTGCGCTACGGGGCCGAAGGCGCCATCTGGCCGGTCAACCGGCTCACCGTGGTCCACAACACCCTGATCAGCCGCAACGGCCTGGGGCCGGCCGTGCATGTAGACGCGCCGCCCGACGCACGCCCCCAGGTCCGCATCGAGGCCAACCTGTTCGTCGGCTCGCAGCGTCTCGAGCTCGGCCCGGATGCCATCGTCCGTGACAACGCCTTCGTTCCACAAAATGCGTTCGATGATGGGCGCCCTGCCGCGACCGCCTACTGGCTCGACGCCCCCGTGCTCGAGCCCGCGGCGGACTCCCTGCGCCCGGAGCACCAGCTCACGCCGCCGATCGGCACCCATCCCCTGCCGCCGGGCACGCCCCACCGGGCCGGCGCGCTCCAGCACCCACCGCCCTGGCCGTGA
- the argB gene encoding acetylglutamate kinase, which produces MSTETVTPARKAEILAEALPYIKRFFDKTIVIKYGGNAMTDPKLKDCFARDVVLLKLVGMNPVVVHGGGPQIENLLQRVGKKGEFIQGMRVTDAETMEVVEMVLGGQVNKEIVNLINQHGGKAVGLTGKDARFIRAKKLLMQKKDAPPGDVVDVGQVGEITQVDPSLIAFLDQGDFIPVIAPIGVGEDGETYNINADVVAGKLAEILRAEKLVLLTNTPGVLDQQGKLLTGLTPKDIDDLVADGTLSGGMLPKIGSALDAARSGVNSVHIIDGRVEHCLLLEILTDHGVGTMIKSR; this is translated from the coding sequence ATGAGCACCGAAACCGTCACCCCCGCCCGCAAGGCCGAAATCCTCGCCGAAGCCCTGCCCTACATCAAGCGCTTCTTCGACAAGACCATCGTCATCAAATATGGCGGCAACGCCATGACCGACCCCAAGCTCAAGGACTGCTTCGCCCGCGACGTGGTGCTGCTCAAGCTCGTCGGCATGAACCCGGTCGTCGTGCATGGCGGCGGCCCGCAGATCGAGAACCTGCTGCAGCGCGTCGGCAAGAAAGGGGAATTCATCCAGGGCATGCGGGTCACCGACGCCGAGACCATGGAAGTGGTCGAGATGGTGCTGGGCGGCCAGGTGAACAAGGAAATCGTCAATCTCATCAACCAGCACGGCGGCAAGGCCGTCGGCCTCACCGGCAAGGACGCCCGCTTCATTCGCGCCAAGAAGCTGCTCATGCAGAAGAAGGACGCGCCGCCGGGAGACGTGGTCGATGTGGGCCAGGTCGGTGAGATCACCCAGGTGGACCCGAGCCTGATCGCGTTTCTCGACCAGGGGGACTTCATCCCCGTCATCGCCCCCATCGGGGTCGGCGAGGATGGCGAGACCTACAACATCAACGCCGACGTGGTCGCCGGCAAGCTGGCCGAAATCCTCCGGGCGGAAAAGCTCGTCCTGCTCACCAACACCCCGGGGGTGCTGGACCAGCAAGGCAAGCTGCTGACGGGACTCACCCCGAAAGACATCGACGATCTGGTCGCCGACGGGACACTGTCGGGCGGCATGCTACCGAAGATCGGCTCCGCCCTGGACGCGGCGCGCAGCGGCGTGAACTCGGTCCACATCATCGACGGGCGTGTGGAACACTGCCTGCTGCTCGAGATCCTCACCGACCATGGGGTCGGTACGATGATCAAGAGCCGGTGA
- a CDS encoding tetratricopeptide repeat protein — translation MAYAIRTNPIRGLAHWLFTGCMAAAGVSHVISAQAANGLPAYCGELTNHYGPFDYRIDKAKLPIVEQYHFGPDVESLSPNEKNPGGQLAYTLKAFPNHPRALMTLIRLGEQTGTEKPSHLPYSIKCFVLRAEVFAPDDSMVKLIAGLYYLKHRNAKLAIQRFEEAEKLGSANANLYYNLGLAYLEVGDNEKALENAHKAYAEGFPLPGLRNRLERAGVWRDATTATAQESKKE, via the coding sequence ATGGCATATGCGATAAGAACGAACCCTATCCGTGGTTTAGCTCACTGGTTGTTCACCGGCTGTATGGCTGCGGCGGGAGTGTCGCACGTCATCAGTGCGCAAGCTGCGAACGGCCTTCCCGCCTACTGTGGCGAGCTGACAAATCACTATGGTCCGTTTGATTATCGTATTGATAAAGCGAAATTGCCGATCGTCGAGCAGTATCACTTTGGGCCGGATGTGGAAAGTCTTTCTCCAAATGAGAAAAACCCGGGGGGGCAGCTGGCGTATACGCTCAAGGCATTTCCCAATCATCCTCGAGCGTTAATGACGTTGATTCGATTGGGCGAACAGACTGGAACAGAAAAGCCGAGTCATTTGCCCTACTCAATCAAATGCTTTGTCCTTAGGGCAGAGGTTTTTGCGCCGGACGATTCCATGGTGAAGCTGATCGCTGGCTTGTACTACCTAAAGCATCGAAATGCTAAATTGGCCATACAGCGCTTTGAAGAGGCAGAGAAGCTCGGCAGTGCCAACGCGAACCTTTATTACAATCTGGGCCTGGCCTACCTCGAGGTCGGAGACAACGAGAAAGCGCTGGAAAACGCGCACAAGGCGTATGCGGAAGGGTTTCCGCTACCCGGCCTGCGAAACCGCCTCGAGCGCGCGGGCGTCTGGCGGGACGCCACTACCGCCACGGCGCAGGAATCGAAGAAAGAGTGA
- a CDS encoding acyl carrier protein — protein MDIKNEVLEILDEALGLNGRAQTFSLDTPLLGALPELDSMAVVAVINLMEERLGVYVDDDEIDGATFASVGTLVDFVQSKVG, from the coding sequence TTGGATATCAAGAACGAAGTACTGGAAATCCTGGATGAGGCGCTCGGCCTCAATGGTCGGGCACAGACCTTTTCCCTGGACACCCCGCTGCTGGGCGCCTTGCCGGAACTCGACTCGATGGCCGTTGTTGCGGTCATCAATCTCATGGAAGAGCGTCTCGGGGTGTATGTCGATGACGATGAAATTGACGGCGCCACGTTCGCGTCCGTGGGGACGCTGGTCGATTTCGTTCAGTCCAAGGTGGGTTGA